Below is a genomic region from Doryrhamphus excisus isolate RoL2022-K1 chromosome 16, RoL_Dexc_1.0, whole genome shotgun sequence.
tgcccCCCGTTTTTGGAGTCAAATGGTAAACCTACAGAATATTTGACTCCTTGGTGGCCTTATTGTGTCCTAACCAGCGTGGTAATCTACCCTTGTGCcactaaaaagaaaacaaaaacaaaaaaaccttagaTACTTTGCTAGTACTGTACTGGAATGGTTTGAAATAACAGCACAGCAATGAGAGGGGGGGTCTACGGGACGGACTCTACAGCGTTAAATGCTAGCGCTCGTCATTCGATCGCAAGGTCACAAGTGGAGTACTGTACCTTTCACAAGGGCTTGAAAACATTACATTCCATTAGGTGATGTCAGTATTGTGGCCAAGCAGCCTAACGAGGAAGGGAGGGGACGGATGTGATTGACAGGAGGTGggtggggagaggggggggggtgtagacgATTTTAGGTGTGCGGGGATCAGCTGCCGTTACCAGATGGTGTAACCTGCGCCGGAGCCGCCCAGGAAGAAGTTGCTCTTTCGCTGCGTCATGACCACGTTGGCGCCCTGCATGGCTGCTAGCTGGGCCGCGTTGGGGGGGTGCCCGGGAGGTGGTGGCTGGGGAGGGGAAAGGCAAACAATTAaacgggggggaaaaaaagcatccgCATAAAATGCTGTTGGACAGCAACAATTGAATTTGCCAAATGTAAAAGCTCTCTTAGTTTTTTTCAGCGTCCACTCACCGGGATGGACACGCTGGTGCCGGCCGTGAAGCGAGCGCCCGAGTCGAAGCCGCCCTCCACCATCACCGTGGACCCCGGCGGGTACACGGCCCCCATGGGATAGTAAGCCAAGGGGACGTTCTGTCCCATGTGGCCCACGGGCATCTGCGGCTGCATGGGCATGTAGACCTGCGTGCCCACGTAAGGGGACGACATCTGAGGCATCTGGCCGGTCACCTGAGGTGGAAGCACGTATCTGGGCTGGTAGATCTGCacagggaagaagaagaagaagacgacgtCACTAGCACGCTCCCGAGGTGGGTAGCTTTCCGTGTCGCCGTAGTTACCTCAGAGTAGGCGGGGGGCGTGTCCGTGTAAGGAGGCGCCTGAGGAGACATTTGCATAGCAGGAGGGTAAACGGGCGCAGTGTTCTGCTGAGGGTACACACTCTGCTGAGGATAGGAACCTGCAACATAACAAGGACTTTTAGAACACACTAAATACGAATTAGTCTTGGTTGCGGAACACATCACACATCATCACAGGCCAATTTCCCTGAgggaatcccaaagggattaataaagAATTCCGTCTGTCTGTCACATCTGAACATTACTAAAAACTaggtagtttttttaaattcaaaagggttaatattacaggaaaaaagcTGTAACATACacgaataatacattttatttgctaTCCAAAGTCCCCAAACCAGAACAATAGTTGCCCACCTAATTGACTGATTTATTGTCAAAATTATCTCACCATTTACGACAATAAAATTGCAGTATTGGTGACAATATGACAACAAACTGTAATAAAATGTCAGAAATTAGTCACATTTGGTGGGAGGGAAAAGTCAAAAATCAGAACAGCAATTGTTAGTGAAAATTCCCACACGGCCTTAAACACAGCACCCCGCTTTACGACCATAAAGTCGtagtattaacaaaaaatatatattattaccaCGGGGAAAATAGAATGGTAACATCCAGTAATGCATTTTTGGTTGGAAAAACTAAAATTCAAGCACATACGTAAgcaatatgagaataaactggGAATGTAATGTTATAAATGCAATTTTATCGAGCGTTTGTCGAAATTCCCACAAGCGTAAACAAGCATAGTTTGAGCCCCCTCCTTCGACAGACCCGTTATGTATTCATCAGGTCCTATTATTAAATATCTGATGAAAACATCCATTCAAACTGAAGATCCTTGGTGGACTGTGGCAAAATAGACCGAAGCTAGCTTGTTTTGGTGGTGGACTGCCCGTAGCCAATATGACATAATCTAACGACAAATGGCGGCGGAGGTGACGGTAGGGTAGAAAGATTGTTATTACACCGTCGACACATTTGACATTTAAAGCCACCTAAAGTCGACCTGTGCTGCGTTATTGTACAGACCGCGTCTGTTTATTGGCATGCAGCCCGCCTCGGATGTCCACAAACAACAACGGTAGGCGTCGTTAGCTTTAGCCTTAGCGACGCATACATACGAGAAactgactattattattatttttcaaatatccgGGAAAAAATACCTTTGTTGTTCATTGTTGCGGCCCGGTTAGCAGTTTGTCGTATATCAGATTATAACTGGTGGCTGTTGGCGTCTCGTCGCGGCGTCGCTATAACAAAAACAGATTACGCTCGCAGTGTTTCACTTCCTTGTTTTTCCTGCTGCTTCTTGTTGTTGTGGAAGTGCTGACGTCATGGGCTCTTGCTCGACGCTCGAGCAAGCTGCTCGATGTCGGTTTGCGCGCCCCCTACCGGTGGTTGGTGGCGGTGACGAGTGATACGCGGTAATACTAAGTATTATTACAATGCTTTATAAACGTAGTATTAGTAAACGTAGTATTGTTAAACGTATAGAATTcacaaactcttttttttaccacaagTACTTCGACTActgctactattactactaataatactttctatataaaaatgtatttctgaaACAACAACGAGACATCTAAAGAGTCCGTGAACCACAACAGAATACCACTGCTACTATTACCACCACtactaataaaaatgttttatttaaaagtaaTATTTCCAAAATAGGCACTTCATTGTTCATCCCCCAACTACAATAATATCTTAAAGAGCCCGTGTACCACAACAAGTACCACTACTAAAAATGCTTTATAAAATGAAGTTCTGTCAAGCATTGAAATGTTGAAATACTATAACTCCAGCAAGGATTCTCgctactactcctactactctcatatatctttagaatgtatatatttcttaaatatgtgtatttgtgtatgtgtattgCTACTACTAATGCTTGCATTTAGTCGTAAAAAACCTGCACAAACTATGCAAGGCATCTAAGGAATCTGCGTACTACAACAAAGTAGTACAAATACTCCAAATAATGATaacacagtatatatactgtaatacatattcatataatatattattgctAAAATGAAACGGTTTACGGCTGATCCCGCCCTCGTGTAACattgaattaaaataaataaataatgtttgtaTTGTTGACAAGTATTACTATGACCTTTATCCTCAGCTAACCCTCCGTGTATTTTTGTCCTCTCCCTAGTACTGTACagtaatacattattataatcCCGGTTAAAAGCCTGGCGCTATTTGGTGCACTGTCCCTTTAAGAGCGCCTCGGCGCCTCTCAAGTCGCGGCAGACATTTTTCAATGCaagatttttttcttgcatAAATTATGTTCATGACGTAGTGGCGAAAAGGGCTCATTTGTGGCGATTCCCGCCGACTTTGCTCCTCACATGGGCGCTGGTGGGGTTCCCGGAGGCTTTTTTTCCGTGTTGCCTTCGCGGCGAGCCCGGCGGAGAGCGGCCAGACCCCCCAAAAAGCACACACATCGCAGCCCTCCTTCTTAGCCATGCAAATGGCTTTTGTGTGTGCGGCCACTGCGCCTGTCTGGGAGCTGAGATGAATTTTTAATTAGGTGTGCCTGACACAAACTGTCACACTCTTGGGATTTTTTCCGCGGGGGTTCACCTGGGCGAGGTAAGTTGGGCGACGGAAGACTATTTTGGGGAGACAAGTGTGCAAGAAAAGACGACTCCTGTCGCTTCGTCCTTGCTGGCAGCGGCCGAACTGCGACAGGAAATGAGTTGGGGTTAATATGCAATGCTCGCAATTAgcataatttatatatttatgataaacAGACAGAAATACATAATACCGGTGTCCTAAAGTGACCGACCAGACTGGCTGTGAGTGGTGGCTGCTGGGGGGACCATTAAGTTTTCACAGCGGCTTGTCTATCATCATGTGTCTCATTTTAGGCGGCTCGGTTTTTGCATTTTCCTCATGTGCAATGTTTCGAtgtgcccccacccccaccccccccccccctccctcaatgATGTCCTCTGCAGCCAAAGTGCAACACAGTGGGGCCTGTTTATGGGCCTCTTCAAATAGTCTGTTCCATAAATAAccaccaacaaaaaaataaaagtccgCCTGCTACCGGTCTTTGCAATAAAATGCTGGTGTGTTGCAGTTTTTTGTGGCGCCATGAAGTCCCAGGACCTTCCTGCCAGAGATGCCCCGCCTCTTACCGTCAACGAGCAGGTAACTCACCTTGGAACTTTTGGGGAAAGTCAACCAAAGGAAGCAAACAGATGACATGTAAAAACTAGCGGTTAGCTATTTTTGTAGCATACATCCCATGTTTGTTTGGACGTGTGTTATCGAAAATGTCGCCCAgatgtgtgtctgtagctttaatgctaatgagctgtttgGCCACGCCTGTAAGCTAGCTAATTCTGCATTTGTCCGACGTAATGGCTGCCATGTTTGACGTACAACGTAGTGACAAACGTTAGCGACTATCACAGCTATGTGATGCTACAGTGCTAACGTGACACTCACATTGCAACAGCACCGTCGTGCTAGCTTTGCCTATTTGCTGAAGATAAACACATTGGTCAAATTTCCAGCTCGCTCGTTTGTAGCTGGCGCAGTTTTATTTCAAGAGGCCTTTCTTTTTGCTCAGCGGCCCTCCAGCAGGCAGTAGGCTTACTTATCCATGAAGTCATGCTAACGTCCTTAGCATACGATGACGGCTGGATGGATGCTACTAAAGTGCTGCTCATTGATTCTGCTGTGCGCAAAAGGAACCGAATGCGCCCTGTAATCTGAAGTCCTCAAGTTTGATTCCTTGCTCTGTATCCCCTGTGATCCCTGGCTCAGACAAGGCACCCGCGGGGGCTGTTTTTAAGAAgttactgcaaaaacagtagTCGAGGATCCTtcacaaaaacactagtcaaagatcctctttgtGACAGGAGtgtgcttctgtttttttttttttttttttttttttaagacctgCGACAATAATGCTAGGCAAAAGTCTTCTATATAGGAGAGCACTGCTCTTTTACAATGATATACCGCAAAATAATGGATAAATGTCCAACTTTTAACTGGAAtgcaatgctgtttttaaaaacatattacaaaaaaacaagattttctatattatagaaaaaaacgTCAGTCAAAGATTTACGTAATTTGCGAGTGCTGTTTGTGAGTGCTCATGAAAGCTCCTCTATAGGAGAGTTTTTAAAGAActactgtcaaagatcctctctatgacagGAATGCTGTTTTTAGAAACCTGCTacaaaaacgccagtcaaagatatTCTCTGTAGCAGAATCACTGCAATTTTTGAGGATCttttgcaaaaacacaagtgaaATATCTTATATATGACTGGAGCACTGCTGTATTTAAGAATCTACAGATAAAATACTCATATAAAAGTCCttacatgacaggagcactgcaGTTTTAAGGATCTACGGCAAAAACCCAAGTCAAACATATGAAAGGGAGGCTGTCATTAgtaatctgctgcaaaaacaccagtcaaaaaTCTTCTATAAGGCAGGAGCaccgctgtttttaaggatctacgcTTGTGAAAGAAACTCTATATGAGTTAGTCAGAGATCATCTATATGAGAGAAGAACATTGCTGTATTTAAGCAAAAAGCCAAGTCAATTCCAAAAGTGTTTTGTTTGAAGCACTGGGCTGGTCCAGTGTCAGTCAAGGGGGGGCGCTGGCCCAATTGTTGTCATTGGTGAGGACCCACATTCATGTCGCATGTTGTgtatgttgtgtatgtgtgtgtgtccgctGTGTTCCGTGAAGGAAAACATGGCTTGTGCTGCTGCCTGCGTGTTTTTGGTGAAGGGTGTGTTTTAACGTTGCTGGGCTTCTCTGTCCTCCTTAGCCATTCACTGTCTGAGCGCAGACGTCTTTTTTCAGCCCATTTCAAATCCTGCCCTTTGACATTCCCTGCGGGAGGCCACCAGGTACGCGTCCTTTCACCCTCCGGCCCGGCCCGGCCCGTCCTGTCCTCTCACTTTCACGTGCATGCCGTCCGCCATCACTCAGTAGATGTTGTCATGTGATGTAGAGGAGTAAAGTATCTGTTAGTTGGACACAAGTAgcctttttcaaaaatacagaggaacctccaaagtccaaCCTTTGACTGGAATtgttcatctgttccagggtcaacaCATCGACTAACCCTACAGGctcattatttttataatgtattttttacaagtgtaaaagtaagtCAGCTGCGTCACAGTGACATTTTTGTTACCGTGCGTTCCACATTTTGTCCCCCATGTTGTGCTGAGCAGCCGAGACAGAGTTGTGTGCGTGctacttcctgttctatggttggCATCACATTTTTCTCTTCTTTGCCAAATCTGCTGGCAAACTAAGAAGGAATTCCAGCTTTgggatattaataatatttaaacttccttcttaaatatttttgtatttttttcacaatattaggactttagtcgcataatattacaattacaacatattgtgttttggtcttctcatattatgacttttaaaaaacaatttcattcatatttcaactgCATCCTAAattgatacatttttaaattattctcataattctcATATTCTTGTacttattactttattcccataatattttaaccttattctcataacattgcaactttttggcaaggcaacctaatttttcaaatactttttcctcctaatattacacatatttgttaatattatgtattatttctcttatttttctcgttagaataccacttttttctgttaatatgaatttatttttatcaattacagctgtttttatttatgctttttttaattgttcttGTAGTTCTGAcccaaattccattttttttgctgttttgtttctttcatgtgaaattattactttaaaaaaaattatgtattttgctGTCATATTTCCCCTCTGTGGTTTAtccctcataatattcccagattatttttgaaaaattctgactttttttctcattaggatgcaactttattctcatagaattttgactttattctttttaaaaaaaaaacgatattatatctttatttgttatgtttgtttctcataaaattgcgtcttttattaaattcaattattaaaaataataatgaacaatTGCCCTCGGCCAGTAAAAAACAAGCAGCCGCAGCCAACCTTTAGAAACCCTCACATTTCTAGTTCCTTCCTGTGGTGGAATCACACACCACGAAaaagcaaaaaagccaaagaaaaaccaaaaaacccTTTCAGCACCAATAAGAATGCTACACAGAAGGAATAAAGTTTgcctttagaggttccactgtagtagcTTAGACTATTCAATGGGATATTTCCTACTCTCCTGCGTCTCTCGAACGCAACACAAGCAGTCTTCTAGTTAATTAGTTTGTTTTTCGTAAAATTAACCACTAAAAGAAAAGTAGAATCAACcaaaagttcttttttttttttctttccccggCTGTTGTTGTCCAGGTCATCGTGATGTCCGGCCAGGAGACGATACGCGTGTTGGAGGTGGAAGTGGATGCGTCGTCTTCATCGGTACCAGAAGGGAAGAGAAGTGAAGGCAAAGCGGACGAGGGAGGGGCTCCACCCGAGGGAAGCCACCCACGGGACGACCAGGCGGCGCCCGCGGAGGTTCCGCCGCCCGCCGCTCAGACGGTTGCACCAACTGTGCCCATCAGCGTGTCCCTGCCGGCGCCGCCGCCAGCGGCCGCTGTCGCTGTCCAAGGTTGCCCGCAGGTATGACTTTGTATCCGATGTGATAATATCCATTATTGCCGATAATTTGTAGCACAATTGTCGGTGACAGGTCTATATGTTCATATTctatatgaatatttaatatgaCATAACACGAGTCTGCTGTTTGACCAAACAGGTTCTGTCCCAGGAGAGTTTGGCCACGCTGATGACCGCCGGTATGTTGGCCCAGACGGGCTCCCTAGGCCAGCCCCTGCTCATCCCCATCGGCGGCCAGGGGGGTCTGG
It encodes:
- the dazap2 gene encoding DAZ-associated protein 2, with product MNNKGSYPQQSVYPQQNTAPVYPPAMQMSPQAPPYTDTPPAYSEIYQPRYVLPPQVTGQMPQMSSPYVGTQVYMPMQPQMPVGHMGQNVPLAYYPMGAVYPPGSTVMVEGGFDSGARFTAGTSVSIPPPPPGHPPNAAQLAAMQGANVVMTQRKSNFFLGGSGAGYTIW